A genome region from candidate division KSB1 bacterium includes the following:
- a CDS encoding LacI family DNA-binding transcriptional regulator — MKQPTITDIAKAAGVSTGTVSAVINDKKTVKPETRKRVLSIIKQFNFRPRATARYMKQVNQEKSIGILIKDLNNPFYTSIAMAVKEYANEKGYLLFISSSENQHEYEERLTYLNSVKGIQGVIIAPVLDGDEEIEHLFQLKRINYPFVLLEEVKGIRANMVSIDNNKAMAKAVHHLIDLGHKRIVHFAGPKNASHALERMRAFRNVFSECHLVFKPEMIALYSAHYNESYDKTIKYFNSMDRADFPTAIICFNDQQALGVLAALSDMNIKVPEDISLIGNDDIYFAKLYPIPLTTIKAPMQDLGTKAAEILIRHIESEDMLDAERVIYDAELVIRDSTRALEDHEQK; from the coding sequence ATGAAACAACCAACAATAACCGATATTGCAAAAGCAGCCGGAGTGTCGACAGGAACGGTTTCCGCAGTGATCAATGACAAAAAAACCGTAAAACCGGAAACCCGGAAACGTGTATTGTCAATCATTAAGCAATTCAATTTTCGGCCGCGCGCCACAGCACGGTATATGAAACAGGTCAACCAGGAAAAGAGTATTGGAATACTAATCAAGGACTTGAACAATCCGTTTTATACTTCCATTGCCATGGCTGTCAAAGAATACGCCAATGAAAAAGGCTATTTATTATTTATCAGCAGCTCTGAAAATCAGCACGAGTATGAAGAACGGCTCACCTATCTGAATTCGGTTAAAGGCATCCAGGGAGTGATCATTGCTCCGGTGCTGGATGGCGATGAAGAGATTGAACATCTGTTTCAGTTGAAACGTATCAATTACCCCTTTGTGCTGCTTGAAGAAGTCAAAGGCATTCGGGCCAATATGGTCAGTATTGACAATAACAAAGCCATGGCCAAAGCGGTCCATCATCTTATAGATTTGGGACATAAACGCATTGTGCATTTCGCCGGGCCCAAGAATGCCTCACATGCTCTGGAACGAATGCGGGCATTCCGGAATGTGTTCAGCGAGTGTCATCTGGTTTTCAAGCCCGAGATGATTGCCTTGTATTCCGCCCATTATAACGAGAGTTATGACAAGACAATAAAGTATTTCAACAGTATGGACCGGGCGGATTTCCCGACAGCGATTATCTGTTTCAATGATCAGCAGGCTCTCGGCGTATTGGCAGCCCTGAGCGATATGAATATCAAAGTACCGGAAGACATTTCTCTCATCGGAAATGACGATATTTATTTTGCCAAACTCTACCCTATTCCACTCACCACTATAAAAGCGCCGATGCAGGATCTGGGAACAAAAGCAGCGGAAATTCTCATCAGGCACATAGAATCTGAAGATATGCTGGACGCGGAACGTGTCATTTATGATGCGGAACTGGTGATCCGTGATTCAACACGGGCATTGGAAGACCACGAACAGAAATAA